Proteins encoded by one window of Sediminicoccus rosea:
- a CDS encoding Calx-beta domain-containing protein — MATEGRIFAVTTSGADITGFDPARDKLDFGGVSVHNFIVVDTATGVGFMDPWSGETIIIQGVSLGQLTIDSFTPIENDHLRQCLSGALAWEQGVTPAPNTVYARSHELGQIDKVAFNPATDKVDFRFYGSREQISMTDGAEGVIIANAGTGQALILLGVTKAQLSATNFIFYPAEVREDRVHLQLGLTIVPDSQVVPQGLPVAGTNAWPTGVGNGSPPSGQEGETFTLDWDYNVAARLDFDPAADKLDFGWFKAHEIEIGEVAGSTVITIVGNRQSYTLTGVSLGALEMTNIVARDPALRAEWQAALDAAPSPPTISIGDATVTEGDAGTANLVFTVTLSQVATSEVSVSYTTLAGSARAGEDFTSAVGTVTFAPGERSKTFSVQILADRVSELTETMTVQLSGARGATILDGTATGTIRDNDVDPSPATPPSITITDYSTTEGDADLTHMRIVLTLSKASTETVTVRYRTEDVTAVGDVDYEVLDGIVTFAPGETRQTIHAHINGDRLVEGTETYRILLSNPVNATIADGTGIVTIVNDDTAPALPSLAIADATITEGNSGTKLLNLTVTLSAAASGPVTVGFATANGTATAGSDYNARTGTLTFAAGETSKTIQVTIQGDTTVEGNEAFTVNLSNATGATIADGTATATITNDDVAPRLPSLAIADATITEGNSGTKLLNLTVTLSEAASGPVTVGFATANGTATAGSDYTARTGTLTFAAGETSKTIQVTIQGDTTVEGNEAFTVNLSNATGATIADGTATATITNDDVAPRLPSLAIADATITEGNSGTKLLNLTVTLSEAASGPVTVGFATANGTATAGSDYTARTGTLTFAAGETSKTIQVTIQGDTTVEGNEAFTVNLSNATGATIADGNATATITNDDVAPRLPSLAIADATITEGNSGTKLLNLTVTLSEAASGPVTVGFATANGTATAGSDYTARTGTLTFAAGETSKTIQVTIQGDTTVEGNEAFTVNLSNATGATIADGNATATITNDDTAPTPGGSSLAYKVNSDWGAGFTAAMTVTAGPAALNGWTAEFDAPFTITNIWNAVIVSHVGNHYVIRNQSYNGKLAAGGETSFGFQASGGPSGSVSGLILNGAATPTTPSLSVADASLAEGASGTSNMSFTVTLSEASATPVTVNFATSDGTATAGSDYTARTGSLTFAAGETSKTVTVAVRGDTAVEGNETLNLTLSGAQGATIGDGTAIGTIRNDDAAPSVPALSVGNASVAEGASGTGSLTFTVTLSQASATPVSVNFATANGTATAGSDYAARSGTLTFAAGETSKTVTVTVNGDTAMEADETLSLILSAPSGATIRNGTGTGTIQNDDLPRITVSDASIQEGDLIATTGWLSTRGNQIVDSAGNTVLISGVNWFGFEGTNMSANGLWTRSYKEMMQQMVDLGFNTIRLPFSSEMLDATGQALGIDYSQNPDLRGLTPLQVMDKIVEHAGEIGLRIILDHHRNNAGNGATENGLWYNSRYSEADWISDWKMLAARYADDPTVIGADLHNEPHNGTWGGGGARDWAAAAERAGNSIGEVNPNWLIFVEGVGSYQGTPYWWGGNLMGVRDRPIELDVPGKLVYSAHDYPNSIYEQPWFQGPDFPANLPAKFDQMWGYIFKEGIAPVYIGEFGTKLQDPKDAPWFEAITSYLSGDFDNNGTNDLAPGQQGISWTYWSWNPNSGDTGGILKDDWRSVHENKMDYLRPIAFELLEDAAGGAMASFEVRLSAPATTAVTVDYATVAGTATDADFVAASGTLTFAPGEQSKTVKVAIRGDALDEANEGFSLVLSNPQRATIADGTGAGTIIDDDPAAGANGRLVLAGTAGADTLTGGAGADSLSGGDGADWLTGGAGADVLTGGAGADRFYFSTGLAGTDRITDFNALDGGAAEGDLLVIQAPAVGRFAWLGTGSFTGGSDNSEARLQSGQVLVDVNGDGTAEITIALTGLTTASQLSASDFLFG, encoded by the coding sequence ATGGCCACCGAAGGACGCATCTTCGCCGTCACCACCAGCGGCGCCGACATCACCGGTTTCGACCCGGCGCGCGACAAGCTCGATTTCGGCGGCGTCTCCGTACACAACTTCATCGTCGTGGACACGGCCACCGGCGTTGGCTTCATGGACCCCTGGTCGGGCGAGACGATCATCATCCAGGGGGTCTCGCTCGGCCAGCTCACGATCGACAGCTTCACGCCGATCGAGAACGACCACCTGCGCCAATGCCTCAGCGGCGCGCTCGCCTGGGAGCAGGGCGTGACGCCGGCCCCCAACACCGTCTATGCGCGCTCGCACGAGCTCGGGCAGATCGACAAGGTCGCCTTCAACCCGGCCACCGACAAGGTGGATTTCCGCTTCTACGGCTCGCGCGAGCAGATCTCGATGACCGATGGCGCGGAGGGCGTCATCATCGCCAATGCCGGCACCGGCCAGGCGCTGATCCTGCTGGGCGTGACCAAGGCGCAGCTCAGCGCCACCAACTTCATCTTCTATCCGGCGGAGGTGCGGGAGGACCGCGTGCATCTCCAGCTCGGCCTCACCATCGTGCCGGACAGCCAGGTGGTGCCGCAGGGCTTGCCGGTGGCCGGCACCAATGCCTGGCCCACCGGCGTCGGCAATGGCAGCCCGCCCAGCGGCCAGGAGGGCGAGACCTTCACCCTCGACTGGGACTACAACGTGGCCGCGCGGCTCGACTTCGACCCGGCGGCGGACAAGCTCGATTTCGGCTGGTTCAAGGCGCATGAGATCGAGATCGGCGAGGTGGCTGGCTCCACCGTCATCACCATCGTCGGCAACCGGCAAAGCTACACGCTCACCGGCGTGAGCCTGGGCGCGCTCGAGATGACGAACATCGTGGCGCGCGACCCGGCCCTGCGCGCCGAATGGCAGGCGGCGCTGGATGCCGCCCCCTCGCCGCCCACCATCTCCATCGGCGATGCCACGGTGACGGAGGGCGATGCCGGCACGGCGAACCTGGTCTTCACCGTGACGCTTTCCCAGGTGGCGACGAGCGAGGTGAGCGTCAGCTACACCACCCTGGCCGGCAGCGCGCGGGCGGGCGAGGATTTCACCTCCGCCGTCGGCACCGTGACCTTCGCGCCGGGCGAGCGCAGCAAGACCTTCAGCGTGCAGATCCTGGCCGACCGCGTCTCCGAACTGACGGAGACGATGACCGTCCAGCTTTCCGGCGCGCGTGGCGCGACGATCCTGGACGGCACCGCCACCGGCACCATCCGCGACAATGACGTGGATCCCTCCCCCGCCACGCCGCCCAGCATCACCATCACCGACTACAGCACGACGGAGGGCGATGCCGACCTCACGCATATGCGGATCGTGCTGACGCTCTCCAAGGCGTCCACCGAGACGGTCACGGTCCGGTATCGGACCGAGGATGTCACGGCGGTGGGCGATGTGGATTACGAGGTGCTGGATGGCATCGTGACCTTCGCGCCGGGCGAGACGCGGCAGACCATCCACGCCCATATCAATGGCGACCGGCTGGTGGAGGGGACGGAGACCTACCGCATCCTGCTCTCCAATCCGGTCAATGCGACCATCGCGGATGGCACGGGCATCGTCACCATCGTGAATGACGACACGGCGCCGGCGCTGCCCAGCCTTGCCATCGCGGATGCGACGATCACCGAGGGCAATTCGGGCACCAAGCTGCTGAACCTGACCGTCACGCTCTCCGCCGCGGCGAGCGGCCCGGTCACGGTGGGCTTCGCCACGGCGAACGGCACGGCGACGGCCGGCTCCGACTATAACGCCAGGACCGGCACCCTGACCTTCGCGGCGGGCGAGACCTCCAAGACCATCCAGGTCACCATCCAGGGCGACACCACGGTCGAGGGCAACGAGGCCTTCACGGTGAACCTGAGCAATGCCACGGGCGCCACCATCGCCGATGGCACGGCGACCGCCACCATCACCAATGACGATGTGGCGCCGCGGCTGCCCAGCCTCGCCATCGCGGATGCCACCATCACCGAGGGCAATTCCGGCACCAAGCTGCTGAACCTGACCGTCACGCTCTCCGAGGCCGCGAGCGGCCCGGTCACGGTGGGCTTCGCCACGGCGAATGGCACGGCGACGGCCGGCTCCGACTATACCGCCAGGACCGGCACCCTGACCTTCGCGGCGGGCGAGACCTCCAAGACCATCCAGGTCACCATCCAGGGCGACACCACGGTCGAGGGCAACGAAGCCTTCACGGTGAACCTGAGCAATGCGACAGGCGCCACCATCGCCGATGGCACGGCGACCGCCACCATCACCAATGACGATGTGGCGCCGCGGCTGCCCAGCCTCGCCATCGCGGATGCCACCATCACCGAGGGCAATTCCGGCACCAAGCTGCTGAACCTGACCGTCACGCTCTCCGAGGCCGCGAGCGGCCCGGTCACGGTGGGCTTCGCCACGGCGAATGGCACGGCGACGGCCGGCTCCGACTATACCGCCAGGACCGGCACCCTGACCTTCGCGGCGGGCGAGACCTCCAAGACCATCCAGGTCACCATCCAGGGCGACACCACGGTCGAGGGCAACGAAGCCTTCACGGTGAACCTGAGCAATGCCACGGGCGCCACCATCGCCGATGGCAACGCCACGGCCACCATCACCAATGACGATGTGGCGCCGCGGCTGCCCAGCCTCGCCATCGCGGATGCCACCATCACCGAGGGCAATTCGGGCACCAAGCTGCTGAACCTGACCGTCACGCTCTCCGAGGCCGCGAGCGGCCCGGTCACGGTGGGCTTCGCCACGGCGAATGGCACGGCGACGGCCGGCTCCGACTATACCGCCAGGACCGGCACCCTGACCTTCGCGGCGGGCGAGACCTCCAAGACCATCCAGGTCACCATCCAGGGCGACACCACGGTCGAGGGCAACGAAGCCTTCACGGTGAACCTGAGCAATGCCACGGGCGCCACCATCGCCGATGGCAACGCCACGGCCACCATCACCAATGACGACACGGCGCCCACGCCGGGCGGCTCCAGCCTGGCCTACAAGGTCAACAGCGACTGGGGGGCGGGCTTCACCGCCGCCATGACCGTCACCGCCGGCCCGGCGGCGCTGAACGGCTGGACGGCGGAATTCGACGCGCCCTTCACCATCACGAACATCTGGAATGCCGTGATCGTCAGCCATGTCGGCAACCACTATGTGATCCGCAACCAGAGCTACAACGGCAAGCTCGCGGCCGGCGGGGAGACAAGCTTCGGCTTCCAGGCCTCGGGCGGGCCGAGCGGTTCGGTGAGCGGGCTTATCCTGAACGGCGCCGCGACGCCCACCACGCCGAGCCTCTCGGTCGCCGATGCGAGCCTCGCCGAGGGCGCGAGCGGCACCAGCAACATGAGCTTCACCGTCACGCTCTCCGAGGCCAGCGCCACGCCGGTCACGGTCAATTTCGCGACCTCGGACGGCACGGCGACGGCGGGCTCGGACTACACCGCCAGGACCGGCAGCCTGACCTTCGCGGCGGGCGAGACGAGCAAGACCGTCACCGTTGCGGTGCGCGGCGATACGGCGGTGGAGGGCAATGAGACGCTGAACCTCACCCTCTCCGGCGCGCAGGGGGCGACGATCGGCGATGGCACGGCCATCGGCACCATCCGCAATGACGACGCGGCGCCGAGCGTCCCCGCGCTCTCGGTCGGCAATGCCTCGGTCGCGGAGGGCGCGAGCGGGACGGGCAGCCTCACCTTTACCGTCACGCTCTCCCAGGCCAGCGCCACGCCGGTCAGCGTGAATTTCGCGACCGCCAATGGCACCGCGACGGCCGGTTCGGATTATGCGGCGCGCAGCGGCACGCTGACCTTCGCGGCGGGCGAGACGAGCAAGACCGTCACCGTCACGGTCAATGGCGATACGGCGATGGAAGCGGATGAGACGCTGAGCCTCATCCTCTCCGCGCCCAGCGGCGCCACCATCCGCAATGGCACGGGCACCGGCACCATCCAGAATGACGACCTGCCGCGCATCACGGTGAGCGACGCATCCATCCAGGAGGGCGACCTCATCGCCACCACGGGCTGGCTCAGCACGCGCGGCAACCAGATCGTGGATTCGGCCGGCAACACCGTGCTGATCAGCGGCGTGAACTGGTTCGGCTTCGAGGGCACGAACATGTCCGCCAACGGGCTGTGGACACGCTCCTACAAGGAGATGATGCAGCAGATGGTGGATCTGGGCTTCAACACCATCCGCCTGCCCTTTTCGAGCGAGATGCTGGACGCGACCGGCCAGGCGCTCGGCATCGACTACAGCCAGAACCCCGACCTGCGCGGCCTGACGCCGCTGCAGGTGATGGACAAGATCGTCGAACATGCCGGCGAGATCGGCCTGCGGATCATCCTGGACCATCACCGCAACAATGCCGGCAATGGCGCGACGGAGAACGGGCTCTGGTACAATTCCCGCTACAGCGAGGCGGACTGGATCTCCGACTGGAAAATGCTCGCCGCCCGCTACGCCGATGACCCGACCGTGATCGGCGCCGACCTGCACAATGAGCCGCATAACGGCACCTGGGGCGGCGGCGGCGCGCGCGACTGGGCTGCGGCGGCCGAGCGCGCGGGCAATTCGATCGGCGAGGTGAACCCGAACTGGCTCATCTTCGTGGAGGGTGTCGGCAGCTACCAGGGCACGCCCTATTGGTGGGGCGGCAACCTGATGGGCGTGCGCGACCGGCCGATTGAGCTCGATGTCCCGGGCAAGCTTGTCTATTCGGCGCATGACTACCCGAACTCGATCTACGAGCAGCCCTGGTTCCAGGGGCCGGATTTCCCGGCCAACCTGCCCGCCAAGTTCGACCAGATGTGGGGCTACATCTTCAAGGAGGGGATCGCGCCCGTCTATATCGGCGAATTCGGCACGAAGCTGCAGGATCCGAAGGACGCCCCCTGGTTCGAGGCCATCACCTCCTACCTCTCGGGTGATTTCGACAACAACGGCACGAATGACCTGGCGCCCGGCCAGCAGGGCATCAGCTGGACCTATTGGTCCTGGAACCCGAATTCGGGTGACACGGGCGGCATCCTGAAGGATGACTGGCGCAGCGTGCACGAGAACAAGATGGATTACCTGCGCCCCATCGCCTTCGAGCTGCTGGAGGATGCGGCGGGCGGCGCCATGGCGAGCTTCGAGGTGCGGCTCTCCGCCCCCGCCACCACCGCCGTCACGGTGGACTACGCGACCGTCGCCGGCACGGCCACCGATGCCGACTTCGTCGCGGCCTCGGGCACGCTCACCTTCGCGCCCGGCGAGCAGAGCAAGACCGTGAAGGTCGCGATCCGCGGCGATGCGCTGGACGAGGCGAATGAGGGCTTCAGCCTGGTGCTGAGCAACCCGCAGCGCGCCACCATCGCCGATGGCACGGGGGCGGGCACCATCATCGACGACGATCCGGCAGCCGGCGCCAATGGCCGCCTGGTCCTGGCCGGAACGGCGGGGGCGGATACGCTGACCGGCGGCGCGGGGGCGGACAGCCTTTCGGGCGGCGATGGGGCGGATTGGCTCACCGGCGGCGCGGGCGCCGATGTGCTGACCGGCGGCGCCGGGGCGGATCGCTTCTACTTCTCGACCGGCCTCGCAGGCACCGACCGCATCACGGATTTCAACGCGCTGGATGGCGGCGCGGCCGAGGGCGACCTGCTGGTCATCCAGGCGCCGGCGGTGGGCCGCTTCGCCTGGCTCGGCACCGGCTCCTTCACCGGCGGCAGCGACAACAGCGAGGCGCGCCTGCAGTCCGGCCAGGTGCTGGTGGATGTGAATGGCGACGGCACGGCCGAGATCACCATCGCGCTCACCGGCCTCACCACCGCGAGCCAGCTCTCGGCGAGCGACTTCCTGTTCGGCTGA